The following are from one region of the Pseudodesulfovibrio piezophilus C1TLV30 genome:
- a CDS encoding sigma-54-dependent transcriptional regulator has translation MARILLIDDEQMMHVLFADVVTELGHELTVAGTLAEAWPLLEALQHDVIFLDVLLPDGNGIEELDRYKSLPWAPEVIVITSYGESSGAASVLEQGGWEYLTKPLTVDKIEQSVRDVVTYREHRVVLPGAGKRPVGIAGSSAKLLRCLAKVDDIAHTDVTAMIHGETGTGKELIARAVHDRSRRASRPFVTLDCASLSPTLVASQLFGHVRGAYTGADRSRNGVIAQAHTGTLFMDEIGELPLEMQASFLRVLETGRYRPVGSQGEQESDFRLVTATNRDLEEMSRLGLFRNDLLYRLQGATLTLPPLRDRLEDLESIVRFHLDKACGSSDGCTKEISEEFWATLRAYSWPGNVRELKHAVLRALGAAKDGPVIYSRHLPTHVRIKAVQQTLDSGERLSAPLLRSGQKLFPRLKDYRDKAEREYVKLLLEKSGCNMKQAATLAGVSRGYLYELLKKHGVKR, from the coding sequence ATGGCTCGTATCCTCCTGATTGATGATGAGCAGATGATGCATGTCCTTTTTGCGGATGTAGTGACAGAGTTAGGGCATGAATTAACTGTTGCAGGAACATTGGCAGAAGCATGGCCTTTGCTTGAGGCTCTGCAGCATGACGTCATTTTCCTTGATGTTTTATTACCTGACGGCAATGGTATAGAAGAACTGGATCGGTACAAATCGTTGCCATGGGCACCTGAAGTCATTGTCATTACAAGCTACGGGGAGTCCTCGGGGGCCGCATCTGTCCTTGAACAAGGCGGTTGGGAGTATTTGACCAAGCCACTGACTGTCGACAAGATTGAACAGTCGGTCAGAGATGTTGTCACCTATCGGGAGCATCGGGTCGTGTTGCCCGGTGCAGGGAAACGCCCGGTGGGGATTGCCGGGTCAAGCGCCAAGCTTCTCCGGTGTCTGGCAAAAGTGGATGATATTGCCCATACCGATGTGACGGCCATGATCCATGGTGAGACCGGCACAGGGAAAGAACTGATTGCCCGTGCGGTTCACGATCGAAGCAGGCGGGCCTCCCGGCCTTTCGTGACGCTCGATTGTGCTTCTCTTTCTCCGACTCTTGTCGCCTCACAACTTTTCGGTCATGTCCGTGGGGCTTACACCGGAGCAGATAGATCGCGTAACGGTGTCATTGCACAGGCTCACACCGGAACACTCTTTATGGACGAGATAGGTGAATTGCCTCTTGAGATGCAGGCATCCTTTTTGCGGGTATTGGAAACCGGACGATACCGGCCCGTTGGCAGTCAGGGTGAGCAGGAGTCGGATTTCAGGCTGGTCACGGCGACCAACAGAGACCTGGAGGAAATGTCCAGGCTTGGTTTGTTCCGCAATGATTTACTGTATCGACTTCAGGGAGCAACACTGACGCTTCCTCCGCTTCGGGATCGGCTTGAAGATCTTGAATCCATTGTCCGTTTTCACCTTGATAAGGCCTGCGGTTCATCTGATGGATGTACCAAGGAAATCAGTGAGGAATTCTGGGCAACTCTTCGCGCGTACTCATGGCCCGGAAATGTTCGGGAACTCAAACATGCGGTTCTCCGGGCATTGGGAGCAGCCAAGGACGGGCCTGTCATCTATAGCCGTCATCTTCCAACGCATGTCCGTATCAAAGCCGTCCAGCAGACACTGGATTCAGGCGAAAGATTGTCGGCTCCGCTCCTCCGATCTGGGCAGAAATTATTCCCCCGCCTCAAGGACTACCGGGATAAGGCCGAGCGGGAATATGTGAAATTGCTTCTTGAGAAGAGTGGCTGCAACATGAAACAGGCGGCTACCCTTGCCGGAGTCTCTCGGGGGTATCTCTATGAGCTTCTGAAGAAACACGGCGTGAAACGGTAA